TGCCGACCTTGCGGCGCACGTATTCCCCTGCGTATTTGATCCCCTTGCCCTTGTACGGCTCGGGCGGCCTCATCCTGCGGATCTGCGCCGCCACCTCGCCGACCAGATGGCGGTCGGCGCCGGTGATCTTCACACGCGTCTGCTTGTCCACGTCGATCTTTATGCCGGCCGGGATTTCGAAATCGATTGGGTGGCTGTAGCCTAGGTTGAGCGCCAGCACCTTGCCCTTGACCTCGGCCTTGTAGCCGACGCCGATGATCTCCAGTTCCTTCGTGAAGCCGTCGGAGAGCCCCGTCATGATGTTCTGCACAAGCGCGCGCACGAGGCCCTGCTCCCTCCTGCCCTGAACGCCGTCATCGCGCCTGGTCACCGTGACCG
This is a stretch of genomic DNA from Pseudomonadota bacterium. It encodes these proteins:
- the rplF gene encoding 50S ribosomal protein L6, encoding MSRIGKRPVVVPKGVTANMSGTLLTAKSPKGELSFDIKPDRFPGVAVELKDGAVTVTRRDDGVQGRREQGLVRALVQNIMTGLSDGFTKELEIIGVGYKAEVKGKVLALNLGYSHPIDFEIPAGIKIDVDKQTRVKITGADRHLVGEVAAQIRRMRPPEPYKGKGIKYAGEYVRRKVGKAAAGATGG